ATCGAGCGCCCTATTTTACGGATTGGCATATCGCTTACCGCAAACAGCGCGCACAAAACCGCATACGACAATGTCAATACCGAAAGGTTTGCCATCTGAATTCCTGCCAGCGACAAAACCACCATGCCCAGCCATTTGACGCGGGGATCCAATCGGTGCAAGAGAGACCGACGCTCTCTGTCCTGCCGGTCACCGGACTCGGCGCGGACTCCGGATTCAACACTGTTCGCCAATGGATTACCGTTTTCGGACGGAAGACAGGGCAGGCTTTTTTTCAAAGCAGTATCAGTTCCCGCAACGGAATCGAGGGAGTCCAACAACTCCTCAATCTGGAGAGAAATCTTCACATTCATTCCGTGATTCCGCAACTGCCAACCAATCCGTGCGGCTGTCGGCAGAACGAGACCGGCATCTTGCAGAATGGCCGGCTGTTCAACAAGTGAATCCGGCCGACCGGCAAACGCCAGTTTCCCGTTGTACAAAACCGCAACCTGATCAGCCAACGGAAAAAATGCGTCCAAGTCATGTGTCGCCACCACTACCGTAATCCCCAACTCCGACAGTTCCCGCAAAATCTCCAACAATCCCCGTTGCGCCGACGGATCCAATCCGGCAGTCGGCTCGTCCAGCAGCAAAAGCTGTGGCATAGGCGCGAGAGCAGCGGCAAGTGCCACCCGTTTTTTCTCGCCGCCGCTTAACAGAAACGGGGATCGCTGCAAAAAATCTTCCGGTTCCAAGCGCACCTGCCGCAGCGCCGCATCGATCAACCGTTGCCGCTGTTTTTGCGGAATGTTGCGCAACCGCAGCCCATATTCGATCTCCTCGCAAACGGTGCCAGCAAACAACTGGTGGTCCGGGTTCTGGAAAACAAAGCCGATTTCGCGTTTGCTGGATGCGTCCCCGT
The sequence above is a segment of the Effusibacillus dendaii genome. Coding sequences within it:
- a CDS encoding ATP-binding cassette domain-containing protein, with the translated sequence MRVTLTNVGVRYGQEPILQEVNLQIETGSLTVVCGLTGSGKSTLLQVIGGLELPASGSVQFDGDASSKREIGFVFQNPDHQLFAGTVCEEIEYGLRLRNIPQKQRQRLIDAALRQVRLEPEDFLQRSPFLLSGGEKKRVALAAALAPMPQLLLLDEPTAGLDPSAQRGLLEILRELSELGITVVVATHDLDAFFPLADQVAVLYNGKLAFAGRPDSLVEQPAILQDAGLVLPTAARIGWQLRNHGMNVKISLQIEELLDSLDSVAGTDTALKKSLPCLPSENGNPLANSVESGVRAESGDRQDRERRSLLHRLDPRVKWLGMVVLSLAGIQMANLSVLTLSYAVLCALFAVSDMPIRKIGRSIRPFLPLFLFLWAVSAVSLGDSDISFGWFGLSYQGMASGGYGVARFLYVICLGILFAGTTGGLALREGFEWAIRPLQKIGLPTRDLSLAVSIALQFVPLILIKISQLRKSLHVRMPQGSRFKRLAPRQMGMLVTALLILMLKMGDELATAIESRGYKRNVERTSGKPLIWRRGDTVACGVIAIISAAVWLLS